A single region of the Paraburkholderia megapolitana genome encodes:
- a CDS encoding ABC transporter permease, whose product MRPAPTEAAPSGRAWRLARRLHGLGPLAGLILLCVAGTLLNRDFATLDNMMNVLTRTSFIGIIAVGMTFVIISGGIDLSVGSMAALIAGSMIWLMNALAGHALAPLAIVLIGIVCALVLGALFGCAHGLLITKGRIEPFIVTLGTLGIFRAVLTWLADGGALTLDNSLSDLYGPVYYASLFGVPVPIWVFLIVAAGGALILNRTAFGRHVQAIGSNEQVARYAAINVDAVKIVTYVLLGICVGVATVLYVPRLGSATPTTGLLWELEAIAAVVVGGTALKGGEGRVVGTVIGAVLLSVIANILNLTSIISVYLNAAVQGAVIIVVAFLQRGRR is encoded by the coding sequence ATGCGACCGGCACCCACTGAAGCCGCACCGTCCGGCCGCGCATGGCGGCTCGCGCGGCGTTTGCACGGCCTCGGGCCGTTAGCGGGCCTCATCCTGCTGTGCGTCGCGGGCACGCTGCTCAATCGCGACTTCGCGACGCTCGACAACATGATGAACGTGCTTACGCGCACGTCGTTCATCGGCATCATCGCGGTCGGCATGACGTTCGTGATCATCTCGGGCGGCATCGATCTGTCGGTGGGATCGATGGCGGCGCTGATCGCGGGCAGCATGATCTGGCTGATGAACGCTCTGGCCGGTCATGCGCTCGCGCCGCTCGCGATCGTTCTGATCGGCATCGTGTGTGCACTGGTGCTCGGTGCGTTGTTCGGCTGCGCGCATGGCTTGCTGATCACGAAAGGGCGGATCGAACCGTTCATCGTCACGCTCGGTACGCTCGGCATTTTTCGCGCGGTGCTGACGTGGCTCGCTGATGGCGGTGCATTGACACTCGATAACTCATTGTCCGATCTGTACGGCCCTGTGTATTACGCGAGCCTGTTCGGGGTGCCGGTACCGATCTGGGTCTTTCTCATCGTTGCGGCCGGCGGCGCGCTGATCCTGAACCGCACCGCTTTTGGCCGGCATGTGCAGGCGATCGGTTCGAACGAACAGGTGGCGCGCTATGCGGCGATCAACGTCGATGCGGTGAAGATCGTTACCTACGTGTTGCTCGGTATCTGCGTCGGCGTGGCCACCGTGCTGTACGTGCCGCGACTCGGTTCCGCAACGCCCACCACCGGCCTGTTGTGGGAACTCGAAGCGATTGCAGCGGTGGTGGTCGGCGGAACAGCGCTGAAGGGCGGTGAAGGGCGCGTGGTCGGGACTGTGATCGGTGCGGTGCTGTTGTCGGTGATCGCGAACATTCTCAACCTGACCAGCATCATCAGTGTGTATCTGAATGCGGCGGTGCAGGGCGCGGTGATCATCGTCGTCGCGTTCCTGCAGCGCGGGCGGCGCTAG
- a CDS encoding substrate-binding domain-containing protein: MKQVIRAVGAGMLALGLLGIAGGAQAEEKVTLGVAIPTADHGFTGGIVWWANKAKSDLEKAHPDLKVIVKTAAGSPEQANQLQDLVTVNKINALVIFPFESASLTQPVAQVKKKGVYVTVVDRGLTDTSAQDAYVAGDNTAFGKLPAEYLAKTLNGKGDVVVLRGIPTTLDNERYGAFEAVLKSYPNMKILDAKYANWNRDDAFKVTQDYLTRFKHIDAVWAADDDMAIGVLKAIDQAKRTDIKEVFGGAGSKVMVKKLIDGDPLIHADVSYSPKFIYDAIKLTAEARLKGEKLPSTTIIPSVLITKENAQQFYFPDSPF, from the coding sequence ATGAAGCAGGTCATTCGGGCGGTTGGCGCGGGCATGCTGGCGCTGGGGTTGCTGGGCATCGCGGGCGGCGCGCAGGCAGAAGAGAAAGTCACGCTGGGCGTCGCGATCCCAACCGCGGATCACGGCTTCACCGGCGGGATCGTGTGGTGGGCGAACAAGGCGAAGAGCGATCTCGAGAAAGCACATCCGGATCTGAAAGTCATCGTGAAGACCGCGGCAGGCTCGCCGGAGCAGGCGAACCAGTTGCAGGATCTCGTCACCGTGAACAAGATCAATGCGCTCGTGATCTTCCCGTTCGAATCGGCGTCGCTCACGCAGCCGGTCGCGCAGGTCAAGAAGAAGGGCGTGTACGTGACGGTGGTCGACCGCGGGCTGACCGACACGAGCGCGCAGGATGCCTATGTGGCCGGCGACAACACCGCGTTCGGCAAGCTGCCCGCCGAGTATCTGGCGAAGACGCTCAACGGTAAGGGCGACGTGGTCGTGCTGCGCGGCATTCCGACGACGCTCGACAACGAACGTTACGGCGCATTCGAGGCCGTGCTGAAGAGCTACCCGAACATGAAGATTCTCGACGCGAAGTACGCGAACTGGAATCGCGACGACGCATTCAAGGTGACGCAGGATTACCTGACGCGCTTCAAGCACATCGACGCCGTCTGGGCCGCCGACGACGACATGGCGATCGGCGTACTGAAAGCCATCGACCAGGCAAAGCGCACCGACATCAAGGAAGTGTTCGGCGGAGCGGGCTCGAAGGTGATGGTGAAGAAGCTGATAGACGGCGATCCGCTGATTCACGCTGACGTGTCGTATTCGCCGAAGTTCATCTACGACGCGATCAAGCTGACCGCTGAAGCGCGACTGAAGGGCGAGAAGCTGCCGTCGACAACGATCATTCCGTCGGTGCTGATCACCAAAGAGAACGCGCAGCAGTTCTATTTCCCGGATTCGCCGTTCTAA
- a CDS encoding sugar phosphate isomerase/epimerase family protein → MKTIKGPAIFLAQFMGDAMPFDSLAHLAGWAAGLGYKGIQVPADPRLVDLELAATSQTYCDDIRAVVDNEGIVITELSTHLQGQLVAVHPAYDTLFDGFAPKSVGGNPVARTEWAIRELKFAAKASQRLGLCTHVTFSGALAWPYLYPWPQRPAGLVEAAFDELARRWTPILDAFEDAGVDVCYELHPGEDLHDGVTFERFLDAVKQHPRANILYDPSHFVLQQLDYLAFIDLYHPRIKAFHVKDAEFRPNGRQGVYGGYSDWVERAGRFRSLGDGQIDFGAIFSKLAQYDFPGWAVLEWECALKHPQDGAREGAEFIRRHIIRVAERAFDDFAGSGVDAQQVKQLLGL, encoded by the coding sequence ATGAAAACAATCAAAGGGCCGGCGATCTTTCTCGCGCAGTTCATGGGCGATGCGATGCCGTTCGACAGTCTCGCGCATCTGGCGGGCTGGGCCGCGGGTCTCGGCTATAAAGGCATCCAGGTGCCTGCCGATCCGCGTCTCGTCGATCTTGAACTGGCCGCGACGAGCCAGACGTATTGCGACGACATACGCGCGGTGGTCGACAACGAAGGCATCGTGATCACCGAGCTGTCGACGCATCTGCAGGGGCAACTCGTCGCGGTGCATCCCGCTTACGACACGCTGTTCGACGGCTTTGCACCGAAGAGCGTCGGTGGTAATCCGGTGGCGCGCACCGAGTGGGCGATCCGCGAGCTGAAGTTTGCCGCGAAGGCATCGCAACGGCTCGGGCTCTGCACGCACGTGACGTTTTCCGGGGCGCTGGCGTGGCCGTATCTGTACCCGTGGCCGCAGCGGCCGGCCGGGCTTGTCGAAGCCGCCTTCGATGAACTTGCGCGCCGCTGGACGCCGATTCTCGATGCGTTCGAAGACGCAGGCGTCGACGTCTGCTACGAGCTGCATCCGGGCGAAGATCTGCACGACGGCGTGACGTTCGAGCGTTTTCTTGATGCCGTGAAGCAGCACCCGCGCGCGAACATCCTGTACGACCCGAGTCACTTCGTACTGCAACAACTCGACTACCTCGCGTTTATCGATCTCTACCATCCGCGCATCAAGGCGTTTCATGTGAAAGACGCGGAGTTCCGGCCGAACGGACGCCAGGGTGTGTACGGCGGCTATAGCGACTGGGTCGAACGGGCGGGCCGGTTTCGTTCGCTCGGCGACGGGCAGATCGATTTCGGCGCGATCTTCTCGAAGCTCGCGCAGTACGATTTTCCGGGCTGGGCGGTGCTTGAATGGGAATGTGCGTTGAAGCATCCGCAGGACGGTGCGCGTGAAGGTGCCGAATTTATCCGGCGGCACATCATTCGTGTTGCGGAGCGTGCGTTCGATGATTTCGCGGGCAGCGGTGTCGATGCGCAGCAAGTAAAACAACTGCTAGGTCTTTGA
- a CDS encoding Gfo/Idh/MocA family protein produces the protein MTRRLRLGMVGGGQGAFIGAVHRIAARLDDRFELVAGALSSDPQRAQSSAAEAGIARSYTDWCEMARAEAARDDGIDAVAIVTPNHLHAPVATAFLEAGIHVICDKPLAISLAEGEALAALARSKQRLFALTHTYSGYPLVRHARELIEAGELGTVRIVQVEYAQDWLAEPIEATGANRQAVWRTDPSLAGPAGCLGDIGTHAYHLAAFVTGMTPSTLAAELHTFVPGRRIDDHVQAMLRYADGARGMLWASQVASGAENALRLRVYGTKANLAFDQEQPNDLWFTPLGGSAQRLTRARVKSAVAAHATRVPAGHPEGYLEAFAQLYKDAALQIEAIDNGLPVPVESRLLTTVDDGVAGLKFIDAVISSHGAGGTWVAV, from the coding sequence ATGACGCGCAGGCTACGGCTGGGCATGGTGGGTGGCGGACAGGGCGCGTTCATCGGCGCGGTGCATCGGATTGCTGCGCGCCTCGACGACCGGTTCGAACTGGTGGCGGGTGCGTTGTCGTCGGATCCGCAACGCGCGCAGAGCAGCGCCGCGGAAGCGGGCATCGCACGCAGTTATACGGACTGGTGCGAGATGGCACGCGCCGAGGCAGCACGCGACGACGGTATCGATGCCGTCGCGATCGTCACGCCGAACCATCTGCATGCGCCGGTGGCGACCGCGTTTCTCGAAGCGGGCATACACGTGATCTGCGACAAGCCGCTGGCTATCTCGCTCGCAGAGGGCGAAGCGCTGGCCGCGCTCGCGCGCAGCAAACAACGCTTGTTTGCATTGACGCATACGTATTCGGGCTATCCGCTCGTGCGTCATGCACGTGAGCTGATCGAAGCTGGCGAACTTGGTACCGTGCGCATCGTACAGGTCGAGTACGCGCAGGACTGGCTCGCCGAACCGATTGAGGCGACGGGTGCGAATCGGCAGGCGGTGTGGCGCACGGACCCGAGCCTCGCGGGGCCGGCGGGGTGCCTCGGTGACATCGGCACGCATGCGTATCACCTTGCGGCGTTCGTCACAGGCATGACGCCATCAACGCTCGCCGCCGAACTGCATACGTTCGTGCCCGGCCGTCGTATCGACGATCACGTACAGGCGATGCTGCGTTATGCGGATGGCGCACGCGGTATGTTGTGGGCGAGTCAGGTGGCGAGCGGTGCGGAGAACGCGCTGCGTTTGCGCGTGTATGGAACGAAGGCGAATCTTGCGTTCGATCAGGAGCAACCGAATGACTTGTGGTTCACACCGCTCGGCGGTTCGGCGCAGCGCCTGACGCGCGCGCGGGTGAAGAGCGCGGTGGCCGCGCATGCGACACGCGTGCCGGCGGGGCATCCCGAGGGGTATCTCGAAGCATTCGCGCAGTTGTATAAGGATGCTGCGTTGCAGATCGAGGCGATCGATAACGGGCTACCCGTGCCCGTCGAGAGCCGCTTGTTGACCACAGTCGACGATGGTGTGGCGGGATTGAAGTTTATCGACGCGGTGATCTCGAGTCACGGTGCCGGCGGGACTTGGGTGGCGGTTTAA
- a CDS encoding ester cyclase, with the protein MDRRTLISGSLAGAAVAVMTPLHAQSTQNVATRFGGTLSAHDIDAFAALFSEHYINHQLSAAATPPAGVSNKTATVNFFRARLTGLPDLNVTIETTVIDGDKCAASFVYEGTHEGVFFGVAPTGKKLRFTSCDIFRVADGLIVEHWGMGDIAGVLAQLKG; encoded by the coding sequence ATGGACAGAAGAACGTTGATCTCAGGAAGTCTGGCCGGCGCCGCTGTCGCAGTCATGACACCGCTGCACGCACAATCCACGCAGAATGTGGCGACGCGCTTCGGAGGGACCTTGAGCGCGCACGACATCGATGCGTTCGCCGCGCTCTTCTCCGAGCACTACATCAACCATCAGCTCAGTGCCGCAGCGACACCGCCCGCCGGCGTCTCCAACAAAACCGCGACGGTGAATTTTTTCCGCGCGCGGTTGACGGGGCTGCCTGATCTGAACGTCACCATTGAGACGACGGTGATCGACGGGGACAAGTGCGCCGCAAGCTTCGTCTACGAAGGCACGCACGAGGGAGTCTTCTTTGGCGTTGCGCCCACCGGCAAGAAACTCAGGTTCACGTCGTGCGATATCTTTCGCGTGGCCGATGGGTTGATCGTCGAGCATTGGGGGATGGGCGATATCGCGGGGGTTCTGGCGCAACTCAAGGGCTGA
- a CDS encoding ABC transporter substrate-binding protein, translating into MDPKKNLRRAIALGALLIAGAAHADLKVGIDLSSTGPAATIGITSKNAMLMWPKTIAGQNAQYIVLDDGSDPGTAVKNIRKLINEDHVDVIVGPNITPAAMAALDPVAENQTPMITLIGSASVVEPQEGKRVWAFKMAQTDSAMADVMTRYMANHNVKTVGFIGFADSYGDSWLNEFTKFATLRHIQVVATERFNRTDASVTGQVLKLLAAKPDAVLIAGAGTPTVLPERTLIERGFKGPIYQTHGIATPEFIKLGGKDVEGTLFPTQPVVVARTLPADHPAKKAALAFVDAYEAQYGPGSVTQFAGDAAGVYPRLQDAVARALKTAQPGTVAFRVALRDELEHAHELVVPNGVVSTSAKDHVGLDQRASVMGVIRNGKFTYLSQ; encoded by the coding sequence ATGGACCCCAAGAAGAACCTGCGCCGCGCCATCGCGCTCGGCGCCCTGCTGATCGCCGGTGCCGCGCACGCGGACCTGAAAGTCGGCATCGACCTGTCGAGCACCGGCCCGGCCGCGACGATCGGCATTACGAGCAAGAACGCGATGCTGATGTGGCCGAAGACGATTGCCGGCCAGAACGCGCAGTACATCGTCCTCGACGATGGCTCGGACCCCGGCACCGCCGTGAAAAACATCCGTAAGCTGATCAACGAAGACCATGTCGACGTGATCGTCGGGCCGAACATCACGCCGGCCGCGATGGCCGCGCTCGATCCGGTCGCCGAAAACCAGACGCCGATGATCACGCTGATCGGCTCGGCCAGTGTCGTCGAGCCGCAGGAAGGCAAACGCGTGTGGGCGTTCAAGATGGCGCAGACCGACAGCGCAATGGCCGACGTGATGACGCGCTATATGGCCAATCACAACGTGAAGACGGTGGGCTTCATCGGCTTCGCGGACAGCTACGGCGATAGCTGGCTCAACGAGTTCACGAAGTTTGCAACGCTGCGGCACATCCAGGTGGTCGCCACCGAGCGTTTCAACCGGACCGATGCAAGCGTCACCGGGCAGGTGCTCAAACTGCTCGCGGCTAAGCCCGATGCGGTGCTGATCGCCGGGGCGGGCACGCCGACAGTGTTGCCGGAGCGCACGTTGATCGAGCGTGGCTTTAAGGGGCCGATCTATCAGACGCATGGCATTGCGACACCGGAATTCATCAAGCTCGGCGGTAAGGATGTCGAGGGGACGTTGTTTCCGACGCAGCCGGTCGTGGTCGCGCGGACGCTGCCGGCCGATCATCCGGCGAAGAAAGCGGCGCTCGCTTTCGTCGATGCCTACGAAGCGCAGTACGGACCTGGCTCGGTCACGCAGTTCGCCGGCGATGCGGCGGGTGTTTATCCACGGCTGCAGGATGCGGTTGCGCGTGCACTGAAAACTGCGCAGCCGGGTACGGTGGCGTTTCGTGTTGCGCTACGCGACGAGCTGGAGCATGCACATGAACTGGTCGTGCCGAATGGTGTAGTCAGTACCAGCGCAAAGGATCACGTCGGGCTCGATCAGCGGGCGAGCGTGATGGGTGTGATTCGCAACGGCAAGTTCACGTATCTGAGCCAGTGA
- a CDS encoding CysB family HTH-type transcriptional regulator, with amino-acid sequence MNLHQFRFVREAVRQNFNLTEAAKALYTSQPGVSKAIIELEDELGVEIFTRHGKRVRSLTEPGRIILESVERILLEVESLKRVGKDFAAQDQGNLVIAATHTQARYSLPTAIAEFKKRYPKVHLSILQGSPTQVAEMVIHDQADLAIATEAIANYKELVSLPCFQWHHVAVMQPDHPLLDRKLLSLDDLTQYPLITYDNAFAGRTKINEAFRLRGLQPDIVLEAIDADVIKTYVELGLGVGIMADIAFNAERDRHLRAMPVGHLFGSNVTRVALKHGAYLRSYVYTLVELLSPGLNRKLIEQALKGEHETYEL; translated from the coding sequence ATGAACCTGCACCAGTTCCGCTTCGTCCGCGAGGCCGTGCGGCAGAACTTCAACCTCACCGAGGCCGCCAAGGCACTGTATACAAGCCAGCCGGGCGTCTCGAAGGCCATCATCGAGCTGGAAGACGAGCTGGGCGTCGAGATCTTCACCCGACACGGCAAACGTGTGCGCTCGCTGACCGAACCGGGCCGGATTATCCTCGAGTCGGTCGAGCGCATCCTGCTTGAGGTGGAAAGCCTCAAGCGCGTCGGTAAAGACTTCGCGGCGCAGGACCAGGGCAACCTCGTGATCGCCGCCACCCACACCCAGGCGCGCTACTCGCTGCCGACCGCGATCGCCGAGTTCAAGAAGCGTTACCCCAAGGTGCACCTTTCAATTCTGCAAGGTAGCCCGACCCAGGTCGCCGAGATGGTGATCCACGACCAGGCCGACCTCGCCATCGCCACCGAGGCCATCGCTAACTATAAGGAACTGGTCTCGCTGCCGTGCTTCCAGTGGCACCACGTAGCCGTGATGCAGCCAGACCACCCGCTACTCGACCGCAAGCTGCTGTCGCTCGACGATCTGACACAGTACCCGCTGATCACCTACGATAACGCGTTCGCCGGCCGCACCAAGATCAACGAGGCGTTCCGGCTGCGCGGGCTGCAACCGGACATCGTGCTCGAAGCCATCGATGCCGACGTGATCAAGACTTACGTCGAACTCGGCCTCGGGGTTGGGATCATGGCCGACATCGCGTTCAACGCGGAGCGCGATAGGCATCTGCGGGCGATGCCGGTCGGTCATCTGTTCGGCAGCAATGTGACGCGTGTGGCGCTCAAGCATGGCGCGTATCTGCGCAGCTATGTGTATACGCTTGTCGAGCTGCTGTCGCCGGGGCTGAACCGCAAGCTGATCGAACAGGCGCTGAAAGGCGAGCACGAGACGTACGAACTTTGA